Proteins encoded in a region of the Magallana gigas chromosome 8, xbMagGiga1.1, whole genome shotgun sequence genome:
- the LOC109620758 gene encoding neuronal acetylcholine receptor subunit alpha-6-like — translation MQLHSALVVFLCFGGFVHPQTPADLSRLLVTIFDGYNNRIRPIQNQTEPILLDISMYLFSINEVDEVEKKLVTTGYLEVRWTDGLLKWDPDLWNRTIYLTVPQDSIWKPDLVLKNGFTRFEEMGESFNYVFLANDGSVIWKPYEVFETRCSIDITYFPYDTQVCKITFIVWTYTVSEVDIESTSYGIEFYEYEENSVWSIIKTDSFLKTLSSESEVSFTITLQRKPRYYIINIILPIVCLGFMGVLAFVVPADAGEKMSYSVTVFLSFAVFLTIISAQLPVNSETSSFLSLYLIFQMILGALVLVMSSVQLRLHHRKSNQNISRFFVGAVMAERCLRCRRKCHHSRKVQTCFVEKYVENEMLHESGIEWHDVTSAIDFFCFWIFLIVNTAATITLFLVISRP, via the exons ATGCAATTACACAGCGCTCTCGTTGTCTTCCTGTGCTTCGGCGGATTCGTTCATCCCCAGACACCTGCTGATCTGAGCCGACTTCTGGTCACCATATTTGATGGGTACAACAATAGGATCCGCCCCATTCAAAACCAGACGGAGCCGATCCTTCTTGACATCAGTATGTACCTGTTCAGCATCAACGAGGTGGACGAAGTCGAAAAAAAACTTGTGACCACCGGGTATCTTGAGGTGAGATGGACAGATGGTCTCTTAAAGTGGGACCCGGATCTCTGGAACCGTACCATTTATCTCACCGTGCCTCAG GATAGTATTTGGAAGCCAGACTTGGTTCTGAAAAATGGTTTTACCAGATTTGAAGAAATGGGAGAAAGCTTTAACTATGTTTTTTTGGCCAATGACGGCTCCGTTATCTGGAAACCGTACGAGGTGTTTGAAACTCGCTGTTCCATTGACATCACTTACTTTCCCTACGACACACAAGTATGCAAAATAACATTCATAGTCTGGACCTATACCGTCTCAGAAGTGGACATTGAAAGTACATCCTATGGGATAGAATTCTACGAATACGAGGAAAATAGTGTTTGGTCTATAATAAAGACAGACTCTTTCCTGAAAACATTATCTAGTGAATCCGAAGTTTCCTTTACCATTACTTTACAGAGAAAGCCTCGATATTACATCATCAACATAATTCTACCAATCGTCTGCCTTGGCTTTATGGGTGTACTGGCGTTTGTGGTACCCGCAGATGCAGGGGAGAAAATGTCGTACTCGGTGACTGTATTTTTATCATTCGCGGTATTCCTGACCATAATCAGCGCTCAATTACCGGTGAATTCAGAAACTTCGTCTTTTCTAAGCctgtatcttatttttcaaatgattttaggTGCACTTGTCCTCGTCATGTCGTCAGTCCAATTACGACTGCATCACAGGAAAAGCAACCAAAATATCTCCAGATTCTTCGTTGGTGCTGTCATGGCTGAGCGCTGTTTGAGATGTCGTAGGAAATGCCATCATTCAAGAAAAGTGCAGACATGCTTTGTTGAAAAATACGTTGAAAATGAAATGCTACATGAAAGCGGAATCGAGTGGCATGACGTCACATCCGCAATCGATTTCTTTTGCTTCTGGATATTCCTGATCGTAAATACAGCTGCGACCATAACGCTTTTTCTGGTCATTTCAAGACCTTAG